Proteins encoded together in one Kutzneria kofuensis window:
- a CDS encoding zinc ribbon domain-containing protein has product MKADAAVQRRLLDLAEVDAELSRVNHRRRTLPELAEITGAEQTVQAKRDALVAVETSLGDLDREVRRQETEIDQVRAREDRDRKLLADGNVGAKQLADLEHELATLQRRQSVLEDDLLELMERREAVDADTNHARVELDKAQSALTDAQGRRDSALADLDSTEAKRVGERELMVKQFPADLLALYERVRGQRGIGAGLLRGRRCGACRIEIDRTTMSKIQSAAADDVVTCDECGAILVRTSESGL; this is encoded by the coding sequence GTGAAAGCTGACGCCGCTGTCCAGCGCAGGCTGCTCGACCTCGCCGAGGTCGACGCCGAGCTGAGCCGGGTGAACCACCGCAGGCGCACGCTGCCGGAGCTGGCCGAGATCACCGGCGCCGAGCAGACCGTGCAGGCCAAGCGGGACGCGCTGGTCGCCGTCGAGACCTCGCTCGGCGACCTCGACCGCGAGGTGCGCCGCCAGGAGACCGAGATCGACCAGGTCCGGGCCCGCGAGGACCGGGACCGCAAGCTGCTCGCGGACGGCAACGTCGGCGCCAAGCAGCTCGCCGACCTGGAGCACGAACTCGCCACGCTGCAGCGCCGGCAGAGCGTGCTCGAGGACGACCTGCTCGAGCTGATGGAACGCCGCGAGGCCGTCGACGCCGACACCAACCACGCCCGCGTCGAGCTGGACAAGGCGCAGTCCGCGCTGACCGACGCCCAGGGCCGCCGCGACAGCGCCCTCGCCGACCTCGACAGCACCGAGGCCAAGCGGGTCGGCGAGCGGGAGCTCATGGTCAAACAGTTCCCGGCCGACCTGCTCGCCCTGTACGAGCGGGTGCGCGGGCAGCGCGGCATCGGCGCCGGCCTGCTGCGCGGCCGTCGCTGCGGCGCGTGCCGGATCGAGATCGACCGCACCACCATGTCGAAGATCCAGTCCGCCGCCGCGGACGACGTCGTCACCTGCGACGAGTGCGGCGCGATCCTCGTCCGCACCTCGGAGTCCGGCCTGTGA
- a CDS encoding SURF1 family cytochrome oxidase biogenesis protein, with amino-acid sequence MRFRFLLQPNWLLLTAVVFVFAAACYAILAPWQFSRNADQQAQNTALTSSFTSKPVPLDQLVPAGTEPSSKAVWRLVTMTGTYEPAGEAMARLRTVQGEPAFEIVTPFRLTDGRTVLVDRGYQPPEAGKSVPDYAAAPKGQVTITARAQADEPADKRPTFLDSGRRQIYSINSGTVAQAANMKIDPGYFQLDANQPGVVKGALPLPQLDDGPYFSYAIQWLIFGSMALFGWGYFTWREARPGGALDNSDKPKRKSVAEILAEDEAREREEAAAAKG; translated from the coding sequence GTGCGGTTCCGGTTCCTGCTACAGCCCAACTGGCTGCTGCTCACGGCGGTGGTGTTCGTGTTCGCCGCCGCGTGCTACGCGATCCTGGCCCCGTGGCAGTTCAGCCGGAACGCCGACCAGCAGGCCCAGAACACCGCGCTGACCTCGTCCTTCACCAGCAAGCCGGTGCCGCTCGACCAGCTGGTTCCGGCCGGCACCGAGCCGTCGAGCAAGGCCGTGTGGCGGCTGGTCACCATGACCGGCACCTACGAGCCGGCCGGCGAAGCGATGGCTCGCCTTCGCACCGTGCAGGGTGAGCCGGCGTTCGAGATCGTCACCCCGTTCAGGCTCACCGACGGCCGGACCGTGCTGGTCGACCGCGGCTACCAGCCGCCCGAGGCCGGCAAGTCGGTGCCCGACTACGCGGCCGCGCCCAAGGGCCAGGTCACCATCACCGCTCGGGCGCAGGCCGACGAGCCCGCCGACAAGCGCCCGACCTTCCTGGACAGCGGCCGGCGGCAGATCTACTCGATCAACTCCGGCACCGTGGCCCAGGCCGCGAACATGAAGATCGACCCCGGCTACTTCCAGCTCGACGCCAACCAGCCCGGCGTGGTCAAGGGCGCGCTGCCCCTGCCACAGCTCGACGACGGCCCGTACTTCTCGTACGCGATCCAGTGGCTGATCTTCGGCTCGATGGCGCTGTTCGGCTGGGGTTACTTCACCTGGCGGGAGGCGCGTCCCGGCGGCGCCCTGGACAACTCCGACAAGCCGAAACGGAAGTCGGTCGCCGAGATCCTGGCCGAGGACGAGGCCCGCGAGCGCGAAGAGGCCGCCGCCGCGAAGGGCTAG
- the ssuE gene encoding NADPH-dependent FMN reductase → MSTVLMLSGSPSPDSRTGVLLAHTGDWLASRGHEVQTLHVRELPTSALLVSNTEHPAIRAAVSLVHRADGVIVASPVYRAAYSGLVKAFLDLLADNALARKVVLPLATGGSQGHLVAIDYALRPMLTAMGADQLVPGCFVLDRLIQHGDDGGAIAPDARAAVDSALEGFDEALGAVRARLAAAS, encoded by the coding sequence ATGTCGACAGTGCTCATGCTCTCCGGCAGCCCGTCGCCGGACTCCCGAACCGGCGTGCTGCTCGCGCACACCGGCGACTGGCTGGCATCGCGCGGGCACGAGGTGCAGACGCTGCACGTGCGCGAGCTGCCGACCTCGGCGTTGCTGGTGTCCAACACCGAGCACCCGGCGATCCGGGCGGCGGTCAGCCTGGTGCACCGGGCGGACGGCGTCATCGTGGCGAGCCCGGTCTACCGCGCTGCCTACAGCGGCCTGGTCAAGGCGTTCCTGGACCTGCTCGCGGACAACGCGCTGGCCAGGAAGGTCGTGCTGCCGCTGGCCACCGGGGGCTCCCAGGGCCACCTGGTCGCGATCGACTACGCGTTGCGGCCGATGCTGACGGCGATGGGTGCGGACCAGCTCGTGCCCGGCTGCTTCGTGCTGGATCGGCTGATCCAGCACGGCGACGACGGTGGCGCGATCGCACCGGACGCGCGTGCGGCTGTGGACAGCGCGCTCGAAGGCTTCGACGAGGCGCTGGGTGCGGTACGCGCCCGGCTGGCCGCCGCGTCGTAG
- the sfnG gene encoding dimethylsulfone monooxygenase SfnG has protein sequence MSEHVGYEPVKFAYWVPNVSGGLVVSKIEQRTDWGYDYNRELAVLAENNGFEYALSQVRYIASYGAAYQHESTSFSLALLLATERLKVIAAVHPGLWQPGVLAKLLATADHLSGGRAAVNVVSGWFKDEFTKLGEPWLEHDERYRRSEEFIRVLREIWTSDHAEFSGDFYRLHDFDLKPKPLAAEGRPHPEIFQGGNSTAARAMAGRVSDWYFSNGKDFDGITEQIGEVNATAKQHGRRVRFGLNGFLIARDTEAEAKEVLREIVAKADVEAVEGFGSAVKQAGQSTGNRTGMWQDSSFEDLVQYNDGFRTRLIGTPEQVATRIVEYRRRGVDLLLLGFLHYLEEVEYFGRKVLPIVRELEADLDSSAATPQPVPVG, from the coding sequence TTGTCCGAACACGTCGGATACGAGCCCGTCAAATTCGCCTACTGGGTGCCGAACGTCAGCGGCGGCCTGGTCGTCAGCAAGATCGAGCAGCGCACCGACTGGGGGTACGACTACAACCGCGAACTGGCCGTGTTGGCCGAGAACAACGGTTTCGAGTACGCGTTGAGCCAGGTCCGCTACATCGCCAGCTACGGCGCGGCCTATCAGCACGAGTCGACGAGCTTCAGCCTGGCGCTGCTGCTGGCGACCGAGCGGCTGAAGGTGATCGCGGCGGTGCACCCGGGCCTGTGGCAGCCGGGTGTGCTGGCGAAACTGCTGGCCACGGCCGATCACCTGTCCGGCGGCCGGGCGGCGGTGAACGTCGTCAGCGGGTGGTTCAAGGACGAGTTCACCAAGCTGGGCGAGCCGTGGCTGGAACACGACGAGCGTTATCGGCGGTCGGAGGAGTTCATCAGGGTGCTGCGGGAGATCTGGACGTCCGATCACGCCGAGTTCAGCGGCGACTTCTATCGGCTCCACGACTTCGACCTGAAGCCGAAACCTCTCGCCGCCGAGGGCCGGCCGCATCCGGAGATCTTCCAGGGCGGCAACTCGACGGCGGCCCGAGCGATGGCCGGCCGGGTGTCCGACTGGTATTTCAGCAACGGCAAGGACTTCGACGGGATCACCGAGCAGATCGGCGAGGTGAACGCGACCGCGAAGCAGCACGGCCGACGGGTGCGATTCGGCCTGAACGGCTTCCTCATCGCGCGGGACACCGAGGCCGAGGCGAAGGAAGTGCTGCGGGAAATCGTGGCCAAGGCCGATGTCGAAGCGGTCGAGGGATTCGGTTCCGCGGTGAAGCAGGCCGGCCAGTCGACCGGGAACAGGACCGGCATGTGGCAGGACTCCTCGTTCGAGGACCTGGTCCAGTACAACGACGGCTTCCGGACCCGGCTGATCGGCACGCCCGAGCAGGTGGCGACGCGGATCGTGGAGTACCGGCGCCGTGGTGTGGACCTGCTGCTGCTCGGCTTCCTGCACTACCTGGAGGAGGTCGAGTACTTCGGCCGCAAGGTGCTGCCGATCGTCCGCGAGCTGGAGGCGGACCTGGATTCCTCGGCGGCGACGCCCCAGCCGGTACCCGTGGGCTGA
- the cobC gene encoding Rv2231c family pyridoxal phosphate-dependent protein CobC, with the protein MTSQSISRALLRHHGDVDAEPGLVDYAVNVRLARPPGWLRDRLAAALDRLGSYPSAADHAAAAQAVADRHGQPHDRVLLLNGSAEGFALLPQLRPRLAALVHPSFTEPEVALTDAGVPVHRVQLSADDGYRLHADLVPENADLVVVGNPTNPTSVLHPAADLLALTRPGRTVVVDEAFIDAVPGERESLAGSDVDGLLVFRSLTKMWALPGLRAGYVLGAPDLLARLAAHRPQWPVGTLALEAFRACSEPAALAESERAAVQFETNRVELIGALNELPGVRVNEPASAPFLLLTVKDGLHVRTALRERGVAVRRCDTFPGLGVDHIRVAVRTPEQSEPLLTALREVLA; encoded by the coding sequence ATGACCAGCCAATCGATCTCGCGTGCGCTCCTGCGCCACCACGGGGACGTCGACGCCGAGCCTGGTCTGGTCGACTACGCCGTCAACGTGCGGCTGGCCCGCCCGCCGGGCTGGCTGCGCGATCGGCTCGCCGCCGCGCTCGACCGTCTCGGCAGCTACCCGTCCGCGGCCGACCACGCCGCCGCGGCGCAAGCGGTCGCGGACCGTCACGGCCAACCACACGATCGGGTGCTTTTGCTGAACGGCTCCGCCGAGGGCTTCGCGCTGCTGCCGCAGCTGCGGCCACGGCTCGCCGCGCTCGTGCACCCCTCGTTCACGGAGCCCGAGGTGGCGCTGACGGACGCCGGCGTCCCCGTGCACCGCGTCCAACTGTCCGCGGACGACGGCTATCGGCTGCACGCCGACCTCGTGCCGGAGAACGCGGACCTGGTCGTCGTCGGCAACCCGACCAACCCGACCTCAGTGCTGCATCCCGCCGCCGACCTACTGGCGCTGACCAGGCCCGGCCGCACCGTCGTCGTCGACGAGGCGTTCATCGACGCTGTGCCGGGCGAGCGCGAATCGCTCGCCGGCAGCGACGTGGACGGGCTGCTCGTGTTCCGGAGCCTGACCAAGATGTGGGCCCTGCCCGGCCTGCGCGCCGGCTACGTGCTCGGGGCGCCGGACCTGCTCGCGCGGCTCGCGGCGCATCGCCCGCAGTGGCCGGTCGGCACGCTCGCGCTGGAGGCGTTCCGCGCGTGCAGCGAGCCGGCCGCCCTCGCCGAGTCCGAGCGCGCGGCCGTCCAGTTCGAGACGAATCGAGTCGAGCTGATCGGCGCCCTCAACGAGCTGCCGGGCGTGCGCGTCAACGAACCCGCATCCGCGCCGTTTCTCCTGCTGACCGTCAAGGACGGGCTGCATGTGCGGACCGCACTCCGCGAACGCGGCGTCGCCGTCCGGCGCTGCGACACCTTCCCCGGGCTCGGCGTCGACCACATCCGGGTCGCCGTCCGCACGCCCGAACAGTCCGAGCCCCTGCTGACCGCCTTGCGTGAGGTGCTGGCATGA
- a CDS encoding DUF1349 domain-containing protein encodes MIDVTGFQWLNEPKSWSAAETLTVQTDPDTDFWRTTHYGFIRDTGHVFAREVSGDFRLRTSFAGAYTHQYDQAGAMLRIDAENWIKTGIELVDGHQQASVVVTRGLSDWSVTPIPDAERISIEIERSGDAVTVRYGLDEAEPTTMLRLAYYPPAVPTLAGVMCASPDGPGYSVTFDRLELTTG; translated from the coding sequence ATGATCGACGTGACCGGCTTTCAGTGGCTGAACGAACCGAAGTCGTGGTCGGCGGCGGAGACGCTGACCGTGCAGACGGACCCGGACACCGACTTCTGGCGCACCACGCACTACGGATTCATCCGCGACACCGGGCACGTGTTCGCCCGCGAGGTGAGCGGCGACTTCCGGCTGCGGACCTCGTTCGCCGGGGCGTACACGCACCAGTACGACCAGGCCGGCGCGATGCTGCGGATCGACGCGGAGAACTGGATCAAGACCGGGATCGAGCTCGTCGACGGCCACCAGCAGGCCAGCGTGGTGGTCACCCGCGGGCTGTCGGACTGGTCGGTGACGCCGATCCCCGACGCCGAGCGGATCTCGATCGAGATTGAGCGATCGGGTGACGCGGTGACCGTGCGCTACGGCTTGGACGAGGCCGAGCCGACCACCATGCTGCGGCTGGCCTATTACCCGCCGGCGGTGCCGACCCTGGCCGGGGTGATGTGCGCCTCGCCGGACGGTCCCGGCTACTCCGTCACGTTCGACCGGTTGGAGCTCACCACCGGGTGA
- a CDS encoding Nif3-like dinuclear metal center hexameric protein: MTSTVRPNTVGAVVAALERAYPPEFAESWDAVGLVCGDPAEPVRRVLFCVDVVEATVEQALDEGAQMIVAHHPLLLRGVHGVPANDTKGRIVHRLIRAGIALFCAHTNADSADPGVSDALATALGLTVDRPLDPHEPGGRTGIGRIGTLPAAEPFSTFVQRVADALPATEWGVRAAGDPDRMIRTVAVSGGAGDSYLGHATRAGVDAYVTADLRHHPAGEHLEHGADQPALVDVAHWASEWPWCQQAADVVSAALPGTVDTFVSTRRTDPWTLHARSSDRHDPQGGTQ, translated from the coding sequence ATGACCTCGACCGTCCGCCCAAACACCGTCGGTGCGGTGGTCGCCGCGCTGGAACGCGCCTACCCGCCGGAGTTCGCCGAATCGTGGGACGCCGTCGGCCTCGTCTGCGGCGACCCCGCCGAGCCGGTGCGGCGCGTGCTGTTCTGCGTCGACGTCGTGGAAGCGACCGTGGAGCAGGCCCTCGACGAGGGCGCGCAGATGATCGTCGCCCACCACCCGCTGCTGCTACGCGGCGTGCACGGCGTCCCGGCGAATGACACGAAGGGGCGAATTGTGCACCGGCTCATCCGAGCAGGCATCGCCCTGTTCTGCGCCCACACCAACGCCGACTCGGCCGACCCCGGCGTCTCCGACGCGCTCGCCACGGCGCTCGGGCTGACCGTCGACCGGCCCCTCGACCCGCACGAGCCGGGCGGCCGCACCGGCATCGGCCGGATCGGCACCCTGCCCGCCGCCGAACCCTTCTCGACGTTCGTGCAACGCGTCGCCGACGCACTCCCGGCGACCGAGTGGGGCGTGCGAGCGGCCGGCGACCCGGACCGGATGATCCGCACGGTCGCGGTCTCCGGCGGCGCCGGCGACTCCTACCTCGGTCACGCCACCCGAGCTGGCGTCGACGCCTACGTCACCGCCGACCTGCGCCACCACCCGGCCGGTGAGCACCTCGAGCACGGTGCCGACCAGCCCGCGCTGGTCGACGTCGCCCACTGGGCCAGCGAATGGCCCTGGTGCCAGCAGGCGGCGGACGTCGTGTCCGCCGCGCTGCCGGGTACCGTCGACACCTTCGTCTCCACCCGCCGGACGGACCCGTGGACTCTGCACGCGCGGAGCAGCGACCGGCACGATCCTCAAGGGGGCACCCAGTGA
- a CDS encoding low molecular weight protein-tyrosine-phosphatase yields the protein MVSFICSGNICRSPMAELVFREHLREAGLADIVEVNSAGTGPWHVGEPADERARRTLARHGYPTDHVAAQVDNRHLGADLLVAMDSGHARTLRRIADDPTRVRLLRSFDPDAGEDVDVPDPYYGEPAGFEEVLAMIEAASPGLMTWVRDNL from the coding sequence ATGGTCAGCTTCATCTGCTCAGGCAACATCTGCCGGTCGCCCATGGCCGAGCTGGTCTTCCGCGAGCACCTGCGCGAGGCCGGGCTGGCCGACATCGTCGAGGTGAACAGCGCGGGGACCGGCCCGTGGCACGTCGGCGAGCCGGCCGACGAGCGCGCCCGGCGGACGCTGGCGCGGCACGGCTACCCGACCGACCACGTCGCCGCCCAGGTCGACAACCGGCACCTCGGCGCGGATCTGCTGGTCGCGATGGACAGCGGGCACGCGCGGACGCTGCGGCGGATCGCCGACGACCCGACGCGCGTGCGGCTGCTGCGCTCGTTCGACCCGGACGCCGGCGAGGACGTCGACGTGCCCGATCCGTACTACGGCGAGCCGGCCGGCTTCGAGGAGGTGCTGGCCATGATCGAGGCCGCGTCACCCGGATTGATGACATGGGTTCGCGACAATCTGTGA
- a CDS encoding fructosamine kinase family protein, giving the protein MGSRQSVTGAVAEITGLEPVSVHGLSTSVWEVELADGDLVVAKLTDGAAAEAAGLAWLAESGTVPVPGVRGHDDRWLVIEQIEPGNASPAAAERFGRQLAALHASGADAFGEAPPGAPPSGWIGLAAMDYASEPSWPRWYAEHRIAPYLSRATALTGAEKAVIEQVCERIEELSGPEEPPARLHGDLWSGNVHWAADGRVWLIDPAAHGGHRETDLAMLHLFGCSHLDQVLLGYRAESPLADGWQRRIPLHQLFPLLVHVELFGRSYAHQAVTAARQALEL; this is encoded by the coding sequence ATGGGTTCGCGACAATCTGTGACCGGCGCCGTGGCGGAGATCACCGGCCTCGAGCCGGTCTCCGTGCACGGGCTGTCGACTTCGGTGTGGGAGGTCGAGCTGGCCGACGGCGATCTTGTCGTCGCGAAGCTCACCGACGGGGCCGCGGCCGAGGCCGCCGGCCTGGCGTGGCTGGCGGAGTCCGGCACGGTGCCGGTGCCGGGCGTGCGCGGGCACGACGACCGCTGGCTCGTGATCGAGCAGATCGAACCCGGCAACGCCTCACCGGCCGCCGCCGAGCGATTCGGTCGTCAGCTGGCCGCGCTGCACGCCTCCGGCGCGGACGCGTTCGGGGAGGCCCCGCCCGGGGCGCCGCCGTCGGGCTGGATCGGGCTGGCGGCGATGGACTACGCGTCGGAGCCGAGCTGGCCTCGCTGGTACGCGGAGCACCGGATCGCCCCGTATCTCTCACGCGCAACCGCTCTGACCGGCGCCGAGAAGGCCGTTATCGAGCAGGTCTGCGAGCGCATCGAGGAGTTGAGCGGACCCGAGGAGCCGCCAGCGCGGCTGCACGGCGACCTGTGGAGCGGCAACGTGCACTGGGCGGCCGACGGTCGGGTGTGGCTGATCGACCCGGCGGCGCACGGCGGGCACCGCGAGACCGACCTCGCCATGCTCCACCTGTTCGGGTGTTCGCACCTCGATCAGGTACTCCTTGGCTACCGTGCGGAGTCGCCGCTCGCCGACGGCTGGCAGCGCCGGATTCCGCTGCACCAGCTCTTTCCGCTGCTGGTCCACGTCGAACTGTTCGGCCGTTCGTACGCACATCAGGCCGTGACGGCTGCGCGGCAGGCGCTCGAACTGTGA
- a CDS encoding bifunctional RNase H/acid phosphatase, which translates to MKVIVEADGGSRGNPGPAGYGSVVFDADTGAVLAERKEGVGTTTNNVAEYRGLIAGLTAARDLGADTVAVRMDSKLVIEQMSGRWQVKHPSMQPLNAEAKALVAGFAQVTFEWIPRERNKHADRLANEAMDAQAGVEKPAAAERAGAERTGAEQAGKPAAPGWTGAQGVPTKLLLLRHGQTPLTVERRYSGRGEIALSELGEQQAAAAAARLAKVPDIAAVVASPLTRTVQTARAVADAIGVELTTHDGLIETDFGDWEGLTFREAAERDPELHRRWLSDTSVAPPNGESFDAVHRRVRRGRDDLIARYGGSTIVVVSHVTPIKSLLRMALDAGPSLLYRLHLDTASLSIAEFYPDGNASVRLFNDTSHLG; encoded by the coding sequence GTGAAGGTCATCGTCGAGGCCGACGGCGGGTCCAGGGGCAACCCAGGCCCCGCCGGCTACGGCTCCGTCGTGTTCGACGCCGACACCGGCGCCGTGCTCGCCGAGCGCAAGGAAGGCGTTGGCACCACCACCAACAACGTCGCCGAGTACCGCGGCCTGATCGCCGGCCTCACCGCGGCGCGCGACCTCGGCGCCGACACGGTCGCCGTCCGGATGGACTCCAAGCTGGTCATCGAGCAGATGTCCGGCCGCTGGCAGGTCAAGCACCCCTCGATGCAGCCGCTCAACGCCGAGGCCAAGGCGCTGGTCGCCGGCTTCGCACAGGTGACGTTCGAGTGGATCCCGCGTGAGCGGAACAAACATGCCGACCGGCTCGCCAACGAGGCGATGGACGCCCAGGCCGGCGTCGAGAAGCCGGCCGCAGCCGAGCGGGCGGGTGCCGAGCGGACCGGTGCCGAGCAGGCGGGGAAGCCGGCCGCACCCGGTTGGACCGGCGCGCAAGGCGTGCCGACCAAGCTCCTGCTGCTCCGGCACGGCCAGACGCCGCTGACCGTCGAACGTCGCTACTCCGGACGCGGCGAGATCGCCCTCAGCGAGCTCGGCGAGCAGCAGGCCGCCGCCGCGGCCGCGCGGCTGGCCAAGGTGCCGGACATCGCAGCCGTCGTCGCGTCGCCGCTGACCAGGACCGTGCAGACCGCCCGGGCCGTCGCCGACGCGATCGGCGTCGAGCTGACCACCCACGACGGCCTGATCGAGACCGACTTCGGCGACTGGGAGGGCCTGACGTTCCGCGAGGCCGCCGAGCGCGACCCGGAGCTGCACCGCCGGTGGCTGTCCGACACCTCGGTCGCGCCGCCCAACGGCGAGAGCTTCGACGCCGTGCACCGTCGGGTGCGCCGCGGCCGTGACGACCTGATCGCCCGCTACGGCGGCAGCACGATCGTCGTCGTCAGTCACGTGACGCCGATCAAGAGCCTGCTGCGGATGGCGCTCGACGCCGGCCCGTCACTGCTCTACCGGCTGCACCTGGACACGGCCTCGCTGTCGATCGCCGAGTTCTACCCCGACGGCAACGCCTCGGTCCGGCTCTTCAACGACACCTCGCATCTCGGCTAG
- a CDS encoding cobalamin biosynthesis protein, producing the protein MNAARAVGLLLGTAADAVFGDPKRWHPVAAFGSTAAALERAVYRDHKLPGIVHSALLTGGAVAAGVVVERLGRRRPLVQVATTALATWAVLGGASLAAEGTAMGRSLDASDIAAARERLPNLCGREPSSLDAAGLARATVESVAENTSDAVVAPLFWGAVAGVPGLLGYRAANTLDAMVGHRSPRYAKFGWAAARLDDLANLVPSRLAAVLTSVSAPVVGGSSRSAWQTWRRDASAHPSPNAGQVEAAFAGALEIRLGGRTVYSHGTEERPVLGHGRSPDAGHVTRAVELSRVVGAASAAVSAVLAFAIGIRRRRN; encoded by the coding sequence GTGAACGCGGCGAGGGCGGTCGGCCTGCTGCTCGGAACGGCTGCCGACGCGGTGTTCGGCGACCCGAAGCGATGGCACCCCGTTGCCGCGTTCGGCTCGACGGCCGCCGCGCTCGAACGAGCCGTCTACCGCGACCACAAGCTGCCCGGCATCGTGCACAGTGCCCTGCTCACCGGCGGTGCCGTCGCTGCCGGCGTCGTCGTCGAACGGCTCGGCCGGCGTCGACCGCTCGTGCAGGTCGCCACCACCGCGCTCGCCACCTGGGCCGTGCTCGGCGGCGCGTCCCTCGCCGCCGAGGGCACCGCCATGGGCCGCTCCCTGGACGCGAGCGACATCGCCGCCGCCCGCGAGCGACTGCCAAACCTTTGCGGACGCGAACCCTCGAGCCTCGACGCCGCCGGTCTGGCCAGAGCCACCGTCGAGTCAGTGGCCGAGAACACCTCTGACGCCGTCGTCGCCCCGCTGTTCTGGGGCGCCGTCGCCGGCGTGCCCGGTCTGCTCGGTTACCGCGCCGCCAACACCCTCGATGCCATGGTCGGCCACCGGTCGCCCCGCTACGCCAAGTTCGGCTGGGCCGCCGCTCGGCTCGACGACCTGGCCAACCTCGTCCCGTCCCGGCTCGCCGCCGTGCTCACCTCGGTCAGCGCCCCCGTCGTCGGCGGCTCCTCGCGTAGCGCCTGGCAGACCTGGCGGCGGGACGCCTCCGCCCACCCGAGCCCCAACGCCGGCCAGGTGGAGGCCGCCTTCGCCGGCGCGCTGGAGATCCGCCTCGGCGGCCGGACCGTGTACTCCCACGGCACCGAGGAACGCCCCGTCCTCGGTCACGGCCGGAGCCCGGACGCCGGCCACGTCACCCGAGCGGTTGAACTTTCGAGGGTGGTCGGTGCCGCCTCCGCAGCCGTCTCCGCCGTGCTCGCATTCGCCATCGGCATCCGCCGCCGACGCAACTGA